The following are from one region of the Nitrospinota bacterium genome:
- the bcsA gene encoding UDP-forming cellulose synthase catalytic subunit, with protein sequence MPNTGRGVSKWWIGAAFIALLYSLYFVESYMGLLHRMAIGWGLLLIIMLLTHRPLVHDNPVWRLLFLFLGAFISLRYILWRTFDTLQYTGPADFIGMTLLYLAEWYAIMIHMMGLFINASPLEHRTIPLPEDTGAYPTVDILIPTYTESADLVKATATAAKQIEYPAGKLNIHIIDDGSTVARRNNPATSAAAWERHYILRKIAQRVGVHYLTREENNHAKAGNINAALGHTNGELVLVLDCDHVPTRDFLKMTVGRFMADPKLFLVQTPHFFINPTPVEKNITNVGSVSSENDMFFRTMHLGFDSWNSSYFCGSAALLRRSCLDEVGGVSGETITEDAETSLKLHAKGYNSVYINRPMVCGLQPETFNDYVTQRIRWAQGMIQVFILNNPLTTKGLTWPQRICYFNSCVFWFFGIPRIIYFLAPALFLIFGMKVYHATMFPILAYAMPHLLSTFFVMDFLYGRSRKPLFSEIYETVQALFLIPAVLSVIISPRKPTFKITPKGQTTLTESLNPLAAPFLAIIAVNFMAISEAVYKWINFPIYRDVIAVTGAWCIYNSFLVIISMGAFWERKQVRYYHRISASGKVEAFFPRMNHRCVGELKDVSLAGLGFEAALPWEPKPNEEVHLTVKDSGGKQFEFEATVPRGFKRGANYFMGANLPLNYETYAKTVGFVYGDSERWVDYWKKTALPGNSGRLIYAFFILGIKAVFESILVFVKTVLVKVRDAALLLRAQYMVNPASGKTTDA encoded by the coding sequence ATGCCAAATACGGGGAGGGGAGTTAGCAAGTGGTGGATCGGCGCCGCCTTCATAGCGCTTCTTTATTCCCTCTACTTCGTTGAAAGCTACATGGGCCTCCTCCACCGCATGGCCATCGGTTGGGGGCTTTTGCTGATCATCATGCTGCTGACCCACCGCCCCTTGGTGCATGACAACCCGGTGTGGCGGCTGCTCTTCCTTTTCCTCGGCGCGTTCATCAGCCTGCGGTACATCCTCTGGCGCACCTTCGACACGCTGCAATACACCGGCCCGGCCGACTTCATCGGCATGACCCTTTTGTATCTGGCGGAGTGGTACGCCATCATGATTCACATGATGGGGCTTTTCATCAACGCATCCCCTTTGGAACACCGGACAATCCCCCTTCCGGAGGATACCGGCGCATACCCGACGGTTGACATTCTCATCCCCACCTATACCGAATCGGCAGACCTTGTGAAAGCGACGGCGACGGCCGCCAAACAGATCGAATACCCGGCCGGCAAGCTGAATATCCACATCATCGACGACGGCAGCACCGTTGCCCGGCGCAACAACCCCGCAACCTCCGCGGCGGCGTGGGAACGCCATTACATCCTGAGAAAAATCGCCCAGAGAGTCGGCGTACACTACCTCACCCGCGAAGAAAACAACCACGCCAAAGCGGGAAACATCAACGCCGCGCTGGGCCACACGAACGGGGAACTGGTGCTGGTGCTGGATTGCGACCACGTGCCGACGCGCGACTTCCTCAAAATGACCGTCGGGCGGTTCATGGCCGACCCCAAACTGTTCCTCGTGCAGACCCCGCATTTTTTCATCAATCCCACGCCGGTGGAAAAAAATATAACCAACGTCGGAAGCGTGTCGTCGGAAAACGACATGTTCTTCCGCACCATGCACCTGGGGTTCGATTCGTGGAACAGCAGCTATTTCTGCGGGTCGGCCGCGCTGCTGCGGCGCAGTTGCCTCGACGAAGTGGGCGGCGTCAGCGGGGAAACGATCACCGAAGACGCCGAGACTTCGCTGAAACTGCACGCCAAAGGGTACAACAGCGTGTATATCAACCGGCCGATGGTGTGCGGACTCCAGCCGGAAACGTTCAACGATTACGTCACCCAGCGCATCCGCTGGGCGCAGGGGATGATCCAGGTATTCATCCTGAACAACCCGCTTACCACCAAAGGCCTCACCTGGCCGCAAAGGATATGCTACTTCAATTCCTGCGTATTCTGGTTCTTCGGCATACCGCGCATCATCTACTTCCTGGCGCCGGCCCTTTTCCTCATCTTTGGAATGAAGGTGTACCATGCCACGATGTTCCCGATACTGGCGTACGCGATGCCGCACCTTCTCAGCACCTTTTTCGTGATGGACTTTTTGTACGGCAGGTCCCGCAAGCCGCTGTTCTCCGAAATTTACGAAACGGTGCAGGCCCTCTTCCTCATCCCCGCCGTTCTTTCGGTCATAATCAGTCCGCGGAAACCGACGTTCAAGATCACCCCCAAAGGGCAGACCACCCTTACGGAATCGCTCAACCCGCTCGCCGCCCCGTTCCTCGCGATCATCGCCGTCAATTTCATGGCCATTAGCGAAGCGGTGTACAAATGGATCAACTTCCCCATCTACCGCGATGTTATCGCCGTCACCGGCGCATGGTGTATTTACAATTCCTTCCTCGTCATCATATCGATGGGGGCGTTCTGGGAACGCAAACAAGTGCGCTACTACCACCGGATTTCCGCCTCCGGAAAGGTGGAAGCGTTTTTCCCCCGCATGAACCACCGCTGCGTGGGAGAACTGAAAGACGTGTCGCTCGCCGGCCTCGGCTTCGAGGCGGCGCTGCCGTGGGAGCCGAAGCCGAACGAGGAAGTCCACCTGACGGTGAAAGACAGCGGCGGCAAGCAGTTTGAGTTCGAGGCGACCGTTCCGCGCGGCTTCAAGCGGGGGGCCAACTATTTCATGGGCGCCAATCTGCCGCTGAACTACGAGACCTACGCCAAAACAGTGGGATTCGTCTATGGCGACAGCGAACGGTGGGTCGATTACTGGAAAAAAACGGCGTTGCCGGGGAACTCGGGCAGGCTTATTTACGCCTTCTTCATTTTAGGCATAAAGGCCGTTTTTGAAAGTATACTGGTCTTCGTTAAAACCGTCTTGGTAAAAGTCAGGGACGCGGCGCTGTTGCTGCGTGCGCAATATATGGTGAATCCGGCAAGTGGGAAGACTACCGATGCTTAA